Proteins encoded in a region of the Vicia villosa cultivar HV-30 ecotype Madison, WI linkage group LG5, Vvil1.0, whole genome shotgun sequence genome:
- the LOC131603864 gene encoding proteinaceous RNase P 1, chloroplastic/mitochondrial-like translates to MATSPLTLQLHLQRSLSFSHSLIPNLYHSFPSITTLSFNPRKQQPTIQCSSRNSPLETTNVRKFSKKTPSPSSVSHTDKRVSLESKSLNSVIEKNKNENESVVGKKKKIKDTPQVKLRVSLDMCSKRGDLEGALAFYDSAISEGVTLGQHQYTVLLYLCSSAAIGVLGPAKSGKGTRTLNAQVSSVNRNDDDRFCSDSDDNRVLDNSVSVSRSDSEKLDEKSEALVSDEVKNLALRRGFEVYENMCLNKVELNEAALTSVARMAMAMCDGDMAFEMVKQMKILGLSPRLRSYGPALSAYCNNGEIDKAFDVENYMLEHGVYPEEPELETLLRASVRAGKSDRVYYVLHKLRSSVRKVSNATADLIVDWFKSETASKVGRRKWDKKLIMEAIENNGGGWHGIGWLGKGKWQVLQTSVGKDGVCKCCGVQLATIDLDPVETETFAKSVASIAISKEKNSNFQTFQKWIDQYGPFEAVIDAANVGLYSQGKFMPSKITAVANGMRLKLPSKKFPLIVLHHRRIRGDKRDAPINKAVVDRWKNAGALYATPTGSNDDWYWLYAAIKFKCLLVTNDEMRDHLFQLLGNDFFPKWKERHQVRFGFSDNGPEFYMPPPCSVVIQESEEGHWHIPIEAELNDETERSWLCITRASEDSLAASKDEKPLRTKSVTRNESEKESQYRNLVNHKEVKETPRGLYKNIRS, encoded by the exons ATGGCTACTTCTCCCCTCACTCTCCAACTTCACCTCCAAcgctctctctctttctctcattctCTCATCCCCAACCTCTATCATTCCTTCCCTTCAATCACCACCCTCAGTTTCAACCCAAGAAAACAACAGCCCACTATCCAATGCTCTTCACGCAATTCACCACTTGAAACCACCAACGTGAGGAAGTTTTCCAAGAAAACCCCTTCTCCTTCTTCTGTATCTCATACTGACAAAAGGGTTTCTTTGGAATCAAAATCACTCAACAGTGTCATTGAGAAAAACAAGAATGAAAACGAAAGTGTGGtgggaaagaagaagaagattaagGATACCCCTCAAGTTAAATTGCGGGTTTCTTTGGATATGTGTTCTAAAAGAGGTGATTTGGAAGGAGCTTTGGCCTTTTATGATTCAGCAATATCAGAAGGTGTTACATTAGGACAACACCAGTATACAGTTTTGTTATATCTTTGTTCTTCTGCAGCTATTGGTGTTCTTGGACCCGCGAAAAGTGGGAAAGGTACTAGAACTTTGAATGCACAAGTCTCATCAGTAAATAGAAATGATGATGACAGATTTTGTAGTGATAGTGATGATAATAGAGTGTTAGATAATTCAGTTTCGGTTTCGCGTAGTGATAGTGAGAAACTAGATGAGAAGAGTGAGGCTTTGGTGAGTGATGAAGTTAAGAATTTGGCATTGCGGAGAGGATTTGAAGTGTATGAGAATATGTGTCTGAATAAAGTTGAATTGAATGAAGCAGCATTGACATCTGTGGCTAGAATGGCCATGGCAATGTGTGATGGTGACATGGCTTTTGAGATGGTCAAACAAATGAAGATTTTGGGGTTAAGTCCTAGGTTAAGGTCTTACGGTCCGGCTTTATCGGCTTATTGTAATAACGGTGAAATAGATAAAGCATTCGATGTTGAAAACTATATGTTGGAACATGGTGTTTACCCTGAGGAGCCGGAGTTAGAGACGCTTTTGAGAGCAAGTGTAAGAGCTGGTAAGAGTGATAGGGTTTACTATGTGTTGCATAAACTAAGAAGTAGTGTTAGGAAAGTTTCGAATGCTACTGCTGATTTGATTGTTGATTGGTTTAAGAGTGAAACGGCTTCGAAAGTTGGGAGAAGAAAATGGGATAAAAAGTTGATAATGGAAGCAATTGAGAATAATGGTGGAGGATGGCATGGGATAGGTTGGTTAGGGAAGGGGAAATGGCAAGTTCTTCAAACCAGTGTTGGAAAAGATGGAGTGTGTAAATGTTGTGGAGTGCAATTGGCTACTATTGATCTTGATCCTGTTGAAACGGAGACTTTCGCTAAGTCGGTTGCATCCATCGCTATAAGTAAGGAGAAAAATTCaaactttcaaacatttcaa AAATGGATTGACCAGTATGGGCCTTTTGAAGCAGTGATTGATGCTGCAAATGTAGGTCTTTATAGCCAAGGGAAGTTCATGCCATCCAAG ATCACCGCTGTTGCCAATGGAATGCGGCTAAAACTCCCTTCAAAGAAATTTCCGCTTATTGTTTTGCATCATAGGCGTATCAGAGGAGACAAAAGGGATGCACCAATCAACAAAGCAGTGGTTGATAGGTGGAAGAATGCCGGTGCGCTCTATGCAACACCGACCGGGTCAAACGATGATTG GTACTGGTTATATGCAGCTATAAAATTTAAATGCTTACTTGTTACCAATGATGAGATGAGAGATCATTTGTTTCAACTTCTCGGAAATGACTTCTTTCCCAAGTGGAAAGAAAGGCATCAG GTACGGTTCGGATTCTCTGATAATGGTCCTGAGTTTTACATGCCGCCTCCTTGTTCTGTTGTTATTCAG GAATCGGAGGAAGGACACTGGCATATTCCAATTGAAGCAGAACTCAACGATGAAACAGAAAGAAGCTGGCTGTGCATCACCCGAGCTAGCGAAGATTCTTTGGCAGCATCGAAAG ATGAGAAACCTCTGCGGACAAAATCAGTTACTAGAAATGAGTCTGAAAAGGAGTCACAATATCGGAATCTTGTCAATCACAAAGAAGTGAAAGAAACACCTCGCGGATTGTACAAAAATATCCGATCATGA